A stretch of the Euleptes europaea isolate rEulEur1 chromosome 14, rEulEur1.hap1, whole genome shotgun sequence genome encodes the following:
- the SSNA1 gene encoding microtubule nucleation factor SSNA1, giving the protein MTQQGAALQSYNNELVKCIEDLCIKRDELNKQIRLEEEEKVKLQNEIRLLTEKLARINENLARKMASRNEFDKTIAETEAAYMKILESSQTLLNVLKKEAGNLTKATDIKSTGTKES; this is encoded by the exons ATGACCCAGCAAGGGGCGGCCCTGCAGAGCTACAACAACGAGCTGGTCAAAT GTATTGAAGATCTCTGCATAAAAAGGGATGAGTTGAACAAACAGATACGgctagaggaagaggagaaggttaAGCTGCAGAATGAAATCCGCCTCTTGACAGAGAAACTGGCCCGTATTAATGAGAACCTGGCCCGCAAGATGGCTTCCCGGAATGAGTTTGATAAAACCATTGCTGAGACTGAAGCTGCTTATATGAAG ATCTTGGAAAGTTCACAGACACTACTAAATGTCctgaaaaaggaagcagggaatctCACCAAAGCCACAGATATAAAAAGCACTGGGACTAAAGAAAGCTGA
- the TPRN gene encoding taperin, with protein sequence MSSPPAFGGAAAAAAGLPAWKRAILERKRAKLTAGVELQRGAEAKPPSGSGKGLEEASAKERFVVAESLGPLRENPFMRLEGERRRRRRRFLPSPPRPALSSSSAAASSAESPALAQLLELYGSVPGLRTIRADHILIIESQEAGFAPAAAGPARKEGDGVDGPPRGPPASPPAPSSPCSRDPFRDLLSRGGSAVTEIRAAEVVIYESEPSSPPPPSLAGSGGPEPETGRVGRLLQKFDRRPRGSVGRGRWRAGEAPRLQPAVPNPSREGTPALLALTARPSSPRGQPAGGFVQKTGSNSFMVNPRGCCLVSDNSTPALSNGPVEPGVAAAPAPPGGRNRQVVAAPKPVPSPSSAAALPTRANSWKPKLEGTTETPQLPAQQSSASSDSSATANSAQPPPLLCSNGSFEIRPAPRPDLAAIPAHDLQAQALASLRLNSRNSFLFVPHRKGDASRPLGPTEVPPTLPGGVLPAAPEERAETLVPVTYIDEDLVELDSGDLPPLKVLSPRLEGFDVLQEGDSSIGMEDLAVPMYRPHPADYATLSEKGSNTFTIVPKRKPPGAALETFSRAQLPEEEEEEEEESRAKARSDVVHQDLGQLLKKRYPTVNEIEVIGGYLSLDRSCMSKSGSRRKKMKISFNETSLQTMFEYPSESSLVEAEEEEEEEEEEEYATEVDEKPAFFIPRPNSIENSNAVNSGLSSYTPKHSVEFSKWQEQQYEEIPPSTGAFPRDAALPGNQVMLTPADKSSLSDFGSEPALYF encoded by the exons ATGAGCAGCCCTCCGGCCtttgggggggcggcggcggcggcggcagggctGCCCGCCTGGAAGCGGGCCATCCTGGAGCGGAAGCGGGCCAAGCTGACCGCCGGCGTGGAGCTCCAGCGAGGCGCTGAGGCGAAGCCGCCGTCGGGGTCCGGGAAAGGGCTCGAGGAGGCGTCGGCGAAGGAGCGGTTCGTGGTGGCCGAAAGCCTGGGCCCGCTGAGGGAGAACCCGTTCATGAGGCTGGAGggcgagcggcggcggcggcgcaggcgctttctgccttctcctcctcgGCCCGCCTTGTCGTcttcctccgccgccgcctcctccgccgAATCTCCGGCCTTGGCGCAACTGCTGGAGCTGTACGGCTCCGTGCCGGGCCTCCGCACCATCCGCGCCGACCACATCCTCATCATCGAGTCCCAGGAGGCAGGGTTCGCCCCGGCAGCTGCGGGACCGGCCCGGAAGGAAGGAGACGGCGTCGACGGCCCGCCGCGGGGGCCACCGgcttccccccccgcccccagctcccCCTGTAGCCGAGATCCCTTCCGGGATCTGCTGTCGCGGGGTGGGTCTGCTGTCACCGAGATCCGGGCTGCTGAAGTGGTCATCTATGAGTCTGAGCCATCCTCGCCGCCTCCGCCGTCCCTTGCTGGGAGTGGAGGTCCCGAGCCCGAAACCGGCAGGGTCGGTCGGCTGCTGCAGAAATTTGACCGGCGGCCCCGGGGTAGCGTGGGGCGAGGGAGGTGGAGGGCTGGCGAGGCCCCTCGCCTGCAGCCGGCAGTGCCAAACCCTTCTCGAGAAGGCACTCCCGCGCTGCTGGCTCTTACGGCCCGTCCTAGCTCTCCGCGTGGCCAGCCGGCTGGAGGCTTTGTGCAGAAGACTGGCTCCAATTCCTTCATGGTGAACCCCCGTGGATGCTGCCTTGTCTCTGACAATTCCACCCCTGCCCTTAGTAACGGGCCCGTGGAGCCCGGGGTGGCTGCTGCGCCCGCTCCACCCGGGGGCAGAAATCGACAGGTGGTAGCTGCACCCAAGCCAGTGCCATCGCCAAGCTCCGCTGCTGCCTTGCCCACTCGAGCCAACTCGTGGAAGCCAAAGCTTGAGGGAACCACTGAGACCCCACAGCTACCAGCCCAGCAGTCTAGTGCCAGTTCGGATAGCAGTGCCACGGCCAACTCAGCCCAGCCCCCGCCGCTCCTTTGTTCTAACGGCTCCTTTGAGATCCGCCCAGCCCCCAGGCCGGACCTGGCTGCCATCCCTGCTCATGATCTCCAAGCACAAGCCTTGGCCAGCCTGCGCCTCAACTCTCGAAACTCCTTTCTTTTTGTGCCCCATCGGAAAGGAGACGCCTCCAGACCACTGGGACCTACTGAAGTCCCCCCAACTTTGCCAGGAGGGGTACTGCCAGCTGCCCCAGAGGAGCGGGCGGAGACTTTGGTGCCTGTGACTTACATTGATGAGGACTTGGTTGAACTGGATTCTGGAGACTTGCCCCCCTTGAAAGTCCTGAGTCCAAGGCTTGAGGGCTTTGATGTGCTCCAAGAAGGTGATTCCTCCATTGGGATGGAGGATTTGGCTGTGCCCATGTACAGGCCTCACCCTGCTGATTATGCCACCCTCTCTGAGAAAGGTAGTAACACCTTTACCATCGTGCCCAAAAGGAAGCCCCCTGGTGCTGCACTGGAGACCTTCAGCAGAGCTCAGTTgccggaggaagaggaggaggaggaggaggaaagccgAGCCAAAGCTAGGAGTGATGTGGTCCACCAGGATTTGGGCCAACTTCTCAAAAAGCGCTACCCCACTGTGAATGAGATTGAGGTGATAGGGGGTTACCTCTCCTTGGATAGGTCCTGCATGAGCAAATCAGGTTCTCGACGAAAAAAG atgaagatCTCTTTCAATGAAACCAGCCTTCAAACTATGTTTGAATACCCATCAGAGAGCTCCTTagtggaggcggaggaggaggaggaggaggaggaggaggaagagtatgCGACAGAAGTGGATGAGAAACCTGCCTTCTTCATTCCTCGCCCAAACAGTATCGAGAATTCAAATGCAGTGAACTCAG GTTTATCAAGTTATACCCCAAAGCATTCAGTTGAATTCAGCAAGTGGCAGGAGCAGCAGTATGAGGAGATACCTCCAAGCACAGGGGCCTTTCCACGGGATGCTGCCCTTCCCGGCAACCAAGTTATG CTCACTCCAGCAGACAAAAGCAGCCTCTCTGACTTTGGTAGTGAACCTGCCCTGTACTTCTAA
- the TMEM203 gene encoding transmembrane protein 203, with product MPETEVEGDCGQNNRPGSLSGGPFLTPFLRTIAGCRCAAASCLLGLRQRRSLPSSRARSGPGGPGLLLAGSGESPPPPRPPLSGAMLFSLRELVQWLGFAPFELLLQALALLAASVLLVLKVDGVATGLSWWGVFAPFFAADGLSTYFTTIVSVRLFQDGEKRLAVLRLFWILTLLSLKFVFEMLLCQKLGEQSHELWYGLIMAPVFILLQLLMIRACRVN from the exons ATGCCGGAAACGGAAGTAGAAGGCGACTGCGGCCAAAACAACCGCCCGGGCTCCCTTTCTGGCGGCCCCTTCCTCACCCCCTTCTTGC GGACGATCGCCGGTTGCAGATGCGCAGCAGCTTCCTGCCTCCTTGGACTCCGGCAGAGACGCAGCCTTCCCTCGAGCCGAGCTCGTTCTGGCCCAGGCGGGCCCGGCCTGCTCTTGGCGGGCAGTGGGGAgtccccgccccccccgcgcccccccctGAGCGGCGCGATGCTCTTCTCTCTGCGGGAGTTGGTGCAGTGGCTGGGCTTCGCGCCCTTCGAGCTGCTCCTGCAGGCTCTGGCGCTGCTGGCGGCGTCGGTGCTGCTCGTGCTGAAGGTGGACGGGGTGGCGACCGGGCTGAGCTGGTGGGGGGTCTTCGCCCCTTTCTTCGCCGCCGACGGACTGAGCACCTACTTCACCACCATTGTCTCGGTGCGCCTCTTCCAGGATGGGGAGAAGCGCCTGGCTGTGTTGCGCCTCTTCTGGATCCTCACTTTGCTCAGCCTTAAGTTTGTCTTTGAGATGCTCCTCTGCCAGAAGCTCGGGGAGCAGAGCCATGAGTTGTGGTACGGACTGATCATGGCACCCGTCTTCATCCTCCTCCAGCTTCTCATGATCCGGGCCTGCAGGGTCAACTAG